The genomic region TCATAAAAAAAATTATAATTATTCTTAAGTATTAAGTGTACTGATCGGAATTATTTATTCCCTTTTATCATAATTTCTATATATTTTTTATATTATTTATCATTATTTTTTTTATGATACACATTATATTATTTGGTCCACCAGGATGTGGAAAGGGTACTCAAGCAAAAATTTTAGAAAAAAAATTCAGATTAGTTCACTTATCTACCGGAATGCTATTTAGACATCATATAAAAAATAAGACAAATTTAGGTAAACTTTCTCGTTATTATATTAATAAAGGGATATTAGTTCCTGATCAGATTACAACAAATATGTTGAATATAGAAATAAAAAAACATATTCAATCTAAAGGTATTATTTACGATGGATATCCTAGGACAAAAAAACAAGTTTTTTCTTTAGAAAAAATATTAAAATCTTTATTTTTAGGTAAGATCAATATAATTTTTTCTTTTGAAATAAAGAAAAAATTATTAATCAATAGATTATTAAAAAGAGGGAAGATTAGTCATCGTGATGATGATTCGGATATTATTACAGTTCAAAGAAGAATAGAAGAATATAATAAAGAAACTTTTTTTATTTGGAATGAAAAAAAATGGAAAAATAATTTTATAAAAATAAATGCTTCTTCTTCTATAAATGAAATTTCTTTTTTTTATAGAAAAAGAAATTTCAAATTTAAATATTTAAATAATAATTTTTTTTATGAAAAATAATTTTATAGATTCTATAAAAATTTATTGTAAAAGTGGTGATGGAGGAAAAGGATGTATTCATTTTCATAAAAAAAAATATATAAAAAAGGGAATTCCTGATGGAGGATCAGGTGGTAAAGGAGGTAATATTATTATACGAGGAAATTCTAATATTAATACTTTTATTCATTTAAAATATAATAAACATTGGATTGCTGGATCTGGAAATCCAGGAAAAAAAAATAATATTACCGGAAAAAATGGTAAAAATTTATTGATTGAAGTCCCTATAGGAACTATAATTAAAAATATCAATGATACTATTTTAGTAGAAATAATTAAAAATGATCAAAAAAAAATTTTATTTAAAGGTGGAAAAGGAGGAAAAGGGAATATTTTTTTTAAAAATTCGAAATATCGATTTCCATTTTATGCACAATCCGGAATAAAAACTACAGGAAATTGGATATTTTTAGAATTAAAAATTTTAGCAGATGTTGGTTTAATTGGATTTCCAAATTCCGGAAAATCAACTTTACTTTCTATAATTACGAAAGCAAAACCAAAAATAGGAAATTTTCCTTTTACAACTAAAATACCTAATTTAGGAATAGTTAAAATGAATTATGAGACTTTTTTAGTAGCCGATATTCCCGGTATTATAGAAAAGGCTTCAAAAGGTAAAGGATTAGGGTATACTTTTCTAAGACATATAGAACGTAATCTAGTTCTATTATTTTTAATTTCTTCAGAAAAAAAAAATAATAAAATGGAATATTTTATATTATTGAATGAATTAAAACAATTTAATCGAAAATTATTAAATAAAAAACGTTTATTAGTTATTTCTAAATCAGATTTAATTGATAATGAAATAAAAAAAAATATAAAAAATTTTTCTAAAATTAGGAGAAAATATCATTTTTATTTCTTCTTTTACAAAAGAAGGAATAAATCAATTAAAAAATAAATTATGGGATTTAATTAAAGAATTACGAGTAAAATAATTTTTTTAATAACCATATTTTTATCTATATTTAAAATTTTGTTAGATTCTTTCATTTCAAATATATAATCTACAAATATTTTTTCACAAAAAGTACGTAATCCTCTAGCACCTAATCCTAATTGAATAGTTTCATTTACTATAATATCCAAAGCATCCTCCGTAATATTCATGGATATTTTATCCATATTAAATAATTTTTTATATTGTTTTATTAAAGCATTTTTTGGTTCAATTAAAATTTTTTTTAATGTAATTTTATTTAATGGATCTAAATAGGTGATAATAGGAAATCTACCAATAAGTTCGGGAATTAATCCAAATTTTCTAAGATCATTAACTATAATATTTTGTAAATAATTTTTTTTTCTTTTTTCTTTTTTTATAATAAATCCAATAGAGAATTGATTAATTCTATCGGATATAATTTTTTCTATTCCATCAAATGTACCTCCAGCAATAAATAATATATTATCGGTATTAATTTGAATCATTTTTTGATCTGGATGTTTACGACCACCTTGTGGTGGAACATTAATAATAGTACCTTCTAATAACTTCAACAAAGCTTGTTGTACACCTTCACCGGATACATCTCTAGTAATAGATGGATTATTTTTTTTTCTAGCAATTTTATCAATTTCATCTATAAAAATAATTCCTTTTTCAGCATGATTTATATCATAATTTACAGATTGTAATAATCTTGTTAAGATAGATTCGACATCTTCTCCAACATATCCTGCTTCCGTTAAAGTAGTTGCATCTGCTATAGTAAAAGGAACTTTTAATAGTTTAGAAATACTTTTAGCGAGTAAAGTTTTTCCGGTACCTGTATTCCCAATTAATAAAATATTGGATTTTTCTATTTCTATATCATCTTTATTTTTATTTTTATCGTATTGTATACGTTTATAATGATTATATACAGCAACAGAAATAATTTTTTTTGCTTCATTTTGTCCTATAATATATTTATCTAAAAAATCTTTTATTTCTTTAGGTTTTTTTATTTGTATTTTTTGATTTTTTACATTATATATTTTTTCTTCAAAATCTTTTTTTTCCGTAGAAAATTTTTTATGAATTATAGAATATGTTTTTTCTATACAAAAATTACAAATATGCCCATTAATACCTGATATTAGAAATGTTATTTCATCTTTTTTTCTACCACAAAAATTACATTTTAAAAAATTTTCCATAAAAATATTCAGGATATATAATATGGAGCAAGCAAAGCTATATCATATCGCTACGACCTTAATTACCTTTGCTGTGTTCCCACCCTGGAGGATTTTTATTAGGGAGCTGATTATATAGAGCTTGCTCCAAGTTTGGCAA from Blattabacterium sp. (Cryptocercus punctulatus) str. Cpu harbors:
- the obgE gene encoding GTPase ObgE, which encodes MKNNFIDSIKIYCKSGDGGKGCIHFHKKKYIKKGIPDGGSGGKGGNIIIRGNSNINTFIHLKYNKHWIAGSGNPGKKNNITGKNGKNLLIEVPIGTIIKNINDTILVEIIKNDQKKILFKGGKGGKGNIFFKNSKYRFPFYAQSGIKTTGNWIFLELKILADVGLIGFPNSGKSTLLSIITKAKPKIGNFPFTTKIPNLGIVKMNYETFLVADIPGIIEKASKGKGLGYTFLRHIERNLVLLFLISSEKKNNKMEYFILLNELKQFNRKLLNKKRLLVISKSDLIDNEIKKNIKNFSKIRRKYHFYFFFYKRRNKSIKK
- the clpX gene encoding ATP-dependent Clp protease ATP-binding subunit ClpX yields the protein MENFLKCNFCGRKKDEITFLISGINGHICNFCIEKTYSIIHKKFSTEKKDFEEKIYNVKNQKIQIKKPKEIKDFLDKYIIGQNEAKKIISVAVYNHYKRIQYDKNKNKDDIEIEKSNILLIGNTGTGKTLLAKSISKLLKVPFTIADATTLTEAGYVGEDVESILTRLLQSVNYDINHAEKGIIFIDEIDKIARKKNNPSITRDVSGEGVQQALLKLLEGTIINVPPQGGRKHPDQKMIQINTDNILFIAGGTFDGIEKIISDRINQFSIGFIIKKEKRKKNYLQNIIVNDLRKFGLIPELIGRFPIITYLDPLNKITLKKILIEPKNALIKQYKKLFNMDKISMNITEDALDIIVNETIQLGLGARGLRTFCEKIFVDYIFEMKESNKILNIDKNMVIKKIILLVIL
- a CDS encoding nucleoside monophosphate kinase is translated as MIHIILFGPPGCGKGTQAKILEKKFRLVHLSTGMLFRHHIKNKTNLGKLSRYYINKGILVPDQITTNMLNIEIKKHIQSKGIIYDGYPRTKKQVFSLEKILKSLFLGKINIIFSFEIKKKLLINRLLKRGKISHRDDDSDIITVQRRIEEYNKETFFIWNEKKWKNNFIKINASSSINEISFFYRKRNFKFKYLNNNFFYEK